A genomic window from Dehalococcoidia bacterium includes:
- a CDS encoding RAMP superfamily CRISPR-associated protein has translation MGGDDQRIESRNRYVRGVASKSFSLPSALSALWSPDFDSARTRWPASWLGIEVGFELLTPWYSKDDRVFHVMDNPVRKDRVFGVPFLTASSWKGLLRWACRMQAGLQEHLQENDGKIEGWRDPDWILHLFGNEKGEEEDFSQGALVFYPTWFDKIGFEVINPHSRERRAGTQPIYYEVVPIGTNGTLSLLYAPWPGMKPEAKAGEIMPKLLEAIEALLATYGISAKRTAGWGTAKITEWKVYRKGQALAQADTRAKLWQTIVNWFREGAP, from the coding sequence ATGGGCGGGGATGACCAAAGGATTGAATCGCGCAACAGATATGTTCGGGGAGTAGCTTCTAAGAGCTTTTCTCTCCCCTCAGCACTCTCAGCCCTCTGGAGTCCAGACTTTGACTCTGCCCGCACCCGATGGCCCGCCTCCTGGCTTGGTATTGAGGTAGGCTTTGAACTTCTTACTCCCTGGTACTCCAAGGACGACCGGGTTTTCCACGTGATGGATAACCCGGTGCGCAAGGATCGGGTGTTCGGCGTGCCCTTCCTGACGGCCTCTTCCTGGAAGGGGCTTTTGCGATGGGCCTGCCGAATGCAGGCGGGTCTACAAGAGCATCTCCAGGAAAACGACGGCAAGATCGAGGGATGGAGGGATCCCGATTGGATCCTTCATCTCTTCGGCAACGAGAAAGGTGAGGAGGAGGACTTCAGTCAAGGCGCGCTGGTCTTCTACCCCACGTGGTTCGACAAGATCGGCTTCGAGGTCATCAACCCCCACAGCCGGGAGCGCCGCGCCGGCACCCAGCCCATCTACTACGAGGTCGTGCCCATTGGCACCAATGGGACCCTTTCCCTGCTCTACGCCCCCTGGCCGGGGATGAAGCCGGAGGCAAAGGCCGGGGAGATCATGCCCAAACTGCTTGAAGCCATCGAGGCGCTGCTTGCCACCTACGGCATCTCCGCCAAGCGCACCGCAGGCTGGGGCACGGCGAAAATCACCGAATGGAAAGTCTATCGGAAAGGTCAAGCCCTGGCGCAGGCGGACACTCGGGCAAAGCTCTGGCAGACCATCGTCAACTGGTTCCGGGAGGGAGCTCCATGA
- the cmr1 gene encoding type III-B CRISPR module RAMP protein Cmr1, whose product MAFQEWKCQALTDIWTGGAGRPEGRLIPTGLLGSIRWWFEVLVRGLGGKACDPTLPEVRCPAPNKTPSEPGHHCVVCELFGCTGWARKFRFEVLDENRRPKSAQINAKDIFILRFTELRPIRKGEWCLLDLTLRLIAEYGAIGGKTVLKPSEEPGLADLDLSDFEESNGEVRVRTARWGLPLRSGDIIIQIDSHPVTSLNDLKKAVTGKTHGEPVSVKIKRDGDSLSVDAWFGKRHHRDYGLIQIIELPPICRKTDEELRHYVSLRPKWREVFHSYTDDQGRRHDFSWASLANFWCVKGRYLARQNANTSTFNKVIGRQEPKNLAQRLRNSATEFDKWLAGRQQESKKVFSFKEPPRTFGFVNPGLQDSNQRPLDFNEIRRRLKQVWPNFQDSEFLEGQTILKSLLSSASEGTP is encoded by the coding sequence TTGGCGTTCCAGGAGTGGAAGTGCCAGGCTTTAACTGACATTTGGACGGGCGGGGCAGGCCGCCCCGAAGGGCGGCTCATCCCCACTGGCCTCCTGGGCTCTATCCGCTGGTGGTTTGAGGTCCTCGTGCGGGGGCTGGGCGGAAAGGCTTGTGATCCCACACTGCCAGAAGTTCGGTGTCCTGCGCCGAACAAAACCCCCTCCGAACCCGGCCATCATTGTGTTGTCTGCGAGCTCTTCGGCTGTACCGGCTGGGCCAGGAAGTTCCGGTTTGAGGTTTTAGACGAGAACCGCCGGCCCAAGTCCGCACAAATCAACGCCAAAGACATCTTCATACTTCGCTTCACCGAGCTCCGGCCGATCCGCAAAGGGGAATGGTGCCTCCTGGACTTGACCCTGCGGCTCATCGCGGAGTATGGAGCGATTGGGGGAAAGACGGTTCTGAAGCCATCCGAAGAGCCGGGGCTGGCGGATTTGGACCTCAGCGATTTTGAGGAATCGAATGGAGAAGTGCGTGTTCGAACCGCTCGTTGGGGTCTTCCCTTGCGCTCTGGGGACATCATCATTCAGATCGATTCTCATCCGGTGACTTCTCTTAATGATCTCAAAAAGGCCGTGACAGGTAAGACCCACGGAGAGCCAGTTTCCGTGAAGATTAAACGCGATGGAGATTCTTTGAGTGTTGATGCATGGTTTGGAAAACGCCATCATCGTGATTATGGATTGATTCAAATCATCGAACTGCCTCCTATATGTCGGAAAACCGACGAAGAGCTAAGGCATTATGTGTCTCTTCGGCCCAAGTGGCGCGAGGTGTTCCACTCGTATACAGATGATCAGGGTCGTCGACATGACTTCTCATGGGCTTCCTTGGCCAACTTCTGGTGCGTGAAGGGACGATATTTGGCGCGGCAGAATGCGAACACGAGCACGTTCAACAAAGTCATTGGGCGGCAAGAACCGAAGAATTTAGCCCAGCGTCTTCGAAACAGTGCGACGGAATTCGACAAATGGCTTGCTGGTCGTCAGCAGGAAAGCAAGAAGGTCTTCAGTTTCAAGGAGCCACCGCGCACGTTTGGGTTTGTGAACCCCGGTCTACAAGATTCGAATCAAAGGCCTCTCGACTTCAACGAAATCCGCAGACGTCTGAAGCAAGTGTGGCCGAACTTTCAGGACTCGGAGTTCCTTGAGGGCCAAACTATTCTTAAATCTTTGCTGAGTTCAGCCTCAGAAGGGACGCCATGA